The Periplaneta americana isolate PAMFEO1 chromosome 10, P.americana_PAMFEO1_priV1, whole genome shotgun sequence genome includes a window with the following:
- the LOC138707286 gene encoding uncharacterized protein gives MYLPEELSIVKMYKMFLEMYPNTVASYETYRKIINTRFNISFGFPRCDTCSTCDKFSIISKGLETQLKNATNEEDRLTLKQELRRENTENEVHQRKADTFYERKRQARDRSRKHKNTEAICMDFQRNLPCPNISTSVVYYKRQLSLFLFNIHSLSDNAAVFYAYPETIGKKGSNEVASFLHHYVTTLLDPEVKHVEIFCDSCGGQNKNYTLFRYMHYLVHQLKRFDSIHVTFPVRGHSYLESDKDMGLIKTKLRAELPRDWMNIIKDARVKPSPFDVVEVDDAMIRDWTDFLQSRYRRKCPFPSRIIKEMKVDRGHPRYITHRDTYNWGWTTTVVTNPTRHQVQEPPLAAGEFMYPSSCYEGLLPISKEKYRDLQELKVFCNAEAQEYYSNITFRQ, from the exons ATGTATCTACCTGAAGAACTCAGTATTGTGAAAATGTACAAGATGTTTTTAGAGATGTATCCTAATACTGTAGCATCATATGAAACATATCGTAAGATCATcaatacaagattcaatatttCATTCGGCTTTCCTAGATGTGACACGTGCAGTACATGTGATAAATTTTCAATCATATCAAAAGGCCTGGAGACGCAGCTCAAGAATGCAACTAATGAAGAGGATAGATTAACGTTGAAACAAGAATTAAGAAGAGAAAACACTGAAAATGAAGTTCACCAACGCAAAGCCGATACATTTTATGAGCGAAAGAGACAGGCTAGAGACAGGAGCAGAAAGCACAAAAACACAGAGGCAATCTGCATGGACTTTCAACGAAATCTACCATGTCCTAACATCAGTACTAGTGTTGTGTACTATAAACGGCAGCTTTCTCTCttcttatttaatatacatagtCTTTCTGATAATGCTGCAGTATTTTATGCTTATCCAGAGACAATAGGGAAAAAGGGATCGAATGAAGTAGCTTCTTTTCTTCACCACTATGTCACCACGCTACTTGATCCAGAAGTGAAGCACgtagaaattttctgtgactcatgtgggGGGCAAAATAAGAACTATACGCTCTTCAGATACATGCACTATCTTGTACACCAATTGAAGCGTTTTGATTCCATTCATGTGACATTCCCAGTTAGGGGACATTCTTATCTCGAAAGTGACAAAGACATGGGTCTCATCAAAACAAAATTAAGGGCTGAGCTTCCAAGGGACTGGATGAACATCATTAAGGATGCACGAGTGAAACCTTCTCCTTTTGATGTCGTGGAAGTTGATGATGCTATGATACGTGACTGGACAGATTTCTTGCAGTCAAGATACCGAAGAAAGTGTCCATTTCCATCTCGTATTATCAAGGAGATGAAGGTGGATCGGGGACATCCAAGATACATCACTCACCGAGACACATACAACTGGGGCTGGACGACAACAGTTGTAACAAATCCCACTAGACACCAGGTCCAGGAGCCACCACTTGCTGCAGGAGAGTTTATGTATCCATCATCCTGTTACGAGG GACTGCTACCTATCTCCAAAGAAAAGTACCGTGATCTGCAGGAACTGAAGGTTTTTTGTAACGCAGAGGCCCAAGAATACTATAGTAATATTACCTTCCGTCAGTAA